In one Gemmatimonadota bacterium genomic region, the following are encoded:
- a CDS encoding PadR family transcriptional regulator, with protein sequence MQEPNTDVIQGTLDMLILKTLSLQPMHGYGIARRIEQISRDTFKVNPGSLLTALQRLERSGALDAEWRQTENSRRAKFYSLTRAGHKQLGVETEDWTRRASAVARLLKAEG encoded by the coding sequence GTGCAGGAGCCGAATACCGATGTGATCCAGGGGACCCTGGACATGCTGATCCTCAAGACGCTCAGCCTGCAGCCGATGCACGGCTACGGGATCGCGCGCCGGATCGAGCAGATTTCGAGGGATACGTTCAAGGTCAATCCGGGATCGCTGCTGACTGCCCTGCAGCGACTCGAGCGCAGCGGGGCGCTCGATGCGGAGTGGCGGCAGACTGAAAATTCGCGCCGCGCGAAGTTCTATTCGCTGACGCGGGCGGGTCACAAGCAACTGGGCGTGGAGACGGAAGACTGGACGCGGCGCGCATCGGCCGTCGCGCGCCTTCTGAAAGCCGAAGGTTGA
- a CDS encoding ABC transporter permease — protein MSLLRQLTRGLHALTNRAATDRNVADEVDDYLENARAAHLARGLSPDEALRAARIEVGGVTNVKEQVRGYGWENAVETMLADVRYAFRRFRGNPGVTVVTVVTLAIGIGASTAIFSAVNPILFESLPYPDAKRITMISDMGADGAPLDVTFGTYRELVQRSHSFDAMAVVNTWQPTLVGRAEPDRLDGQRVSGDYFRVLGMSPMLGRNFTSADDRENGPRVVILSNALWHNRFSANPDIIGRSVRLNDDDYVVIGVMPAKFENVLAPSVQIWAPLQYNTVFGPDSREWGHHLRMIGRMRAGVGLAQARDELSAIARTPRSDFPRVPWASLRSGLLVHSLQDDVTSGVRPVLLAVLGAVILVLLIACANVTNLLLASSARRRGEFAMRSALGARRTRLTQQLLTESLLLASVGGALGMIVAELGVRALVALSPTGLPRVGVIRLDAAVFAFGLVVTTLVGLSVGVIPALRASREELNLGMQQASQRTTGGHQATRKALVVTEVALAVVLLIGAGLLLRSIRTLLEVNVGFDPSHVLTMQVQESGHRFQQDSASGDSARYEFFAEALGAVQHIPGVAAAAFTSQLPLSGEFDGYGVQFENDPNANATGSALRYAVTPSYFATMRIPLLHGRLLGAEDRAGAPRAALINESFAKREFPHDDPIGKRLGFGPSDGRLYTIVGVVGDVKQSSLADGETDAIYVSPTQWHWVDNRMTLVVRTNGNAAALVPTVRNAIHSVDRNQPVVRVATMDDLVDRSIADRRFALILFEAFGMVALVLAAVGIYGVLSSSVTEKVREIGIRAALGASPESILTLVLGQGMKLTALGIAIGLAASLAATRAIVSMLFGVSRLDAMTYLAVVVTLGAVAMIACGVPAWRAARLDPNRALRAE, from the coding sequence ATGTCGCTCCTGCGTCAGCTCACTCGCGGCCTGCACGCACTCACCAATCGCGCCGCCACCGATCGGAACGTCGCGGACGAAGTAGACGACTATCTCGAGAACGCGCGCGCAGCACACCTCGCCCGCGGGCTGTCGCCCGACGAAGCACTGCGCGCTGCGCGAATCGAGGTAGGCGGAGTCACCAACGTGAAAGAACAGGTCCGCGGCTACGGCTGGGAGAACGCCGTCGAGACCATGCTCGCGGACGTGCGCTACGCATTCCGCCGATTCCGCGGCAATCCGGGCGTCACCGTCGTCACAGTCGTCACACTTGCAATCGGCATCGGGGCGAGCACCGCCATCTTCAGCGCGGTCAATCCCATCCTGTTCGAGTCGCTGCCCTACCCCGACGCGAAACGAATCACGATGATATCGGACATGGGCGCCGATGGAGCGCCGCTGGACGTGACATTCGGCACGTATCGCGAGCTCGTGCAACGAAGCCACTCGTTCGACGCCATGGCTGTCGTGAATACGTGGCAACCAACACTGGTTGGCCGCGCCGAGCCGGATCGACTGGACGGGCAGCGCGTGAGCGGAGATTACTTTCGCGTGCTCGGCATGTCGCCGATGCTGGGACGGAATTTCACATCCGCGGATGACAGGGAGAACGGCCCGCGTGTGGTGATCCTGAGCAACGCGCTGTGGCACAATCGCTTCTCTGCCAATCCCGACATCATCGGCCGCTCGGTAAGACTGAACGACGATGATTACGTCGTAATCGGCGTGATGCCTGCAAAATTCGAGAACGTCCTTGCACCGTCGGTGCAGATATGGGCACCGCTTCAATACAACACGGTCTTCGGGCCTGACAGCCGCGAGTGGGGACACCATCTGCGCATGATAGGACGCATGCGCGCCGGTGTCGGACTGGCGCAGGCGAGAGACGAGCTGAGCGCGATTGCGCGAACCCCACGAAGCGACTTCCCGCGCGTCCCATGGGCATCGCTCAGGAGTGGATTGCTGGTCCACTCGCTGCAGGATGACGTAACCAGCGGAGTGCGGCCTGTCCTCCTCGCGGTACTCGGCGCCGTCATCCTTGTGCTGCTGATAGCGTGCGCCAACGTCACCAACCTGCTGCTCGCAAGCAGCGCGCGGCGACGCGGCGAGTTTGCGATGCGGTCAGCACTCGGAGCGAGACGGACACGACTGACGCAGCAGTTGCTGACCGAGAGTCTTCTGCTGGCAAGCGTCGGCGGTGCGCTGGGCATGATCGTCGCCGAGCTCGGCGTGCGAGCGTTGGTGGCGCTCAGCCCCACCGGACTTCCACGTGTCGGCGTGATTCGACTGGATGCGGCCGTGTTCGCGTTCGGCCTGGTGGTGACGACTCTTGTCGGTCTGTCGGTCGGTGTGATACCGGCATTGCGTGCATCGCGCGAGGAGCTCAATCTCGGAATGCAGCAGGCGTCGCAGCGTACGACCGGCGGCCATCAAGCCACACGCAAGGCACTCGTCGTCACCGAAGTCGCGCTCGCGGTCGTGCTGCTGATCGGCGCTGGACTGCTGCTTCGCAGCATCAGAACTCTCCTCGAAGTGAACGTCGGCTTCGATCCGTCGCACGTGCTCACGATGCAGGTACAGGAGTCGGGTCACCGATTCCAGCAGGACAGTGCCAGCGGGGACAGTGCCAGATACGAGTTCTTCGCAGAGGCGCTCGGGGCTGTACAGCACATACCCGGCGTAGCCGCTGCTGCATTTACCAGTCAGTTGCCGCTGAGCGGCGAGTTCGACGGTTACGGTGTGCAGTTCGAGAACGATCCCAACGCGAACGCCACCGGCTCGGCGCTCAGATATGCTGTGACGCCTTCGTACTTCGCGACGATGCGCATTCCGCTACTGCACGGGCGATTGCTCGGCGCCGAGGACCGTGCCGGTGCGCCACGTGCGGCGCTCATCAACGAATCGTTCGCCAAGCGCGAATTCCCGCACGACGATCCCATCGGTAAGCGGCTCGGCTTCGGTCCTTCCGACGGACGTCTCTACACGATCGTCGGAGTCGTCGGCGACGTGAAGCAATCGTCGCTGGCGGATGGAGAGACTGACGCGATATACGTCTCGCCGACGCAGTGGCACTGGGTCGACAATCGCATGACGCTGGTGGTGCGCACGAACGGCAACGCGGCGGCGCTCGTTCCCACGGTGCGAAACGCGATCCACTCCGTGGACAGGAACCAGCCAGTAGTCCGCGTCGCCACAATGGATGATCTCGTGGACAGATCCATTGCCGATCGTCGCTTCGCGCTCATTTTGTTCGAAGCGTTCGGAATGGTCGCGCTGGTGCTGGCCGCTGTCGGCATCTACGGCGTACTCTCGTCCAGCGTCACGGAGAAGGTGCGTGAGATCGGAATTCGCGCGGCGCTGGGTGCGTCGCCGGAGAGTATTCTCACGCTGGTGCTCGGTCAGGGGATGAAGCTCACCGCGCTGGGAATCGCGATCGGACTGGCGGCCTCTCTCGCCGCTACTCGCGCAATCGTGTCGATGCTGTTCGGCGTATCACGGCTCGACGCGATGACGTATCTGGCAGTAGTTGTTACGCTGGGTGCGGTGGCGATGATCGCGTGCGGGGTACCCGCGTGGCGCGCGGCGAGGCTGGATCCGAATCGCGCGCTGAGAGCAGAATAG
- a CDS encoding ribbon-helix-helix domain-containing protein — translation MTDRVITAHVPGPLAKKVDELANSLERSRGWIVKEALTSWVAQEEERRQWTLDALADVDAARVIDHEAVRAWAASLSSETPLAVPVATPAQPRAKRAPRKR, via the coding sequence ATGACTGACAGGGTCATCACCGCACACGTACCGGGCCCGCTCGCGAAGAAAGTCGATGAGCTGGCGAACAGTCTCGAGCGCTCGAGAGGCTGGATCGTCAAGGAAGCGCTAACCTCGTGGGTAGCACAGGAAGAAGAGCGTCGGCAGTGGACGCTCGATGCATTGGCCGATGTAGATGCAGCCCGCGTGATCGATCACGAAGCGGTGCGCGCCTGGGCTGCAAGCCTCAGTTCGGAAACACCATTGGCGGTTCCTGTCGCCACTCCCGCGCAGCCACGTGCCAAACGCGCGCCGCGCAAACGGTGA
- a CDS encoding type II toxin-antitoxin system RelE/ParE family toxin: MTIQWTTRALSDLSRLYEFLAIRNRDAGARTVQALVDAPARLTQNQRIGERLAQFAPREVRRVLVGDYEVRYEIRESRIYVLRLWHSREDRL; the protein is encoded by the coding sequence GTGACAATCCAGTGGACCACGCGGGCGCTGTCCGACCTGAGCCGCCTGTATGAGTTTCTCGCGATTCGAAATCGTGATGCCGGAGCGCGTACAGTTCAGGCGCTGGTAGATGCACCTGCTCGTCTAACGCAGAATCAGCGAATCGGAGAGCGGCTTGCGCAGTTCGCGCCGCGCGAAGTGCGAAGGGTGCTGGTTGGAGACTACGAGGTGCGGTACGAGATCAGGGAATCGCGCATCTATGTACTGCGACTATGGCATAGCCGCGAGGATAGACTCTGA
- the infA gene encoding translation initiation factor IF-1 produces MSKEDLIELEGTVTEVLPSTSFRVTLDNGAAVLATIAGKLRRFRIRILEGDRVTVEVSPYDLTRGRITYRHKA; encoded by the coding sequence ATCTCCAAAGAAGATCTGATCGAGCTCGAAGGGACCGTCACAGAAGTCCTTCCGAGTACGTCGTTCCGCGTGACCCTCGACAACGGAGCAGCTGTGCTCGCGACCATCGCCGGCAAGCTCCGCCGCTTTCGCATTCGAATCCTCGAAGGCGACCGCGTGACTGTCGAGGTGTCGCCGTATGATCTCACGCGCGGACGCATAACGTACCGACACAAGGCCTGA
- a CDS encoding cytochrome c — MTTRRISTLAALAACTSLVALAACGGADSRDTDRTSVAANQPTSVMYFDSTQAVIPGAAVAAGGAAAAPNGAELFTRCAACHQATGLGVPGAYPPLAGSEWLLNNPEVPIRIVLHGLQGDITVKNTKFNNAMTPFGDQLSDAEIAAIISYERSSWGNSASKITAEQVASVRAATKSQTAPWNPADLQGLIHK, encoded by the coding sequence ATGACCACCAGACGCATCAGTACTCTCGCGGCCCTCGCGGCCTGCACCTCGCTCGTCGCTCTCGCCGCTTGTGGCGGTGCCGACAGCCGCGACACGGACCGCACCTCGGTCGCCGCCAATCAGCCGACCAGCGTCATGTACTTCGACTCGACCCAGGCCGTCATTCCAGGCGCTGCCGTCGCCGCCGGCGGTGCTGCAGCCGCGCCCAACGGCGCCGAGCTGTTCACCCGATGTGCTGCCTGTCACCAGGCGACCGGACTCGGCGTTCCCGGCGCGTATCCGCCGCTGGCAGGTTCCGAATGGCTGCTCAACAACCCCGAAGTGCCGATCCGCATAGTGCTCCACGGTCTCCAGGGCGACATCACGGTCAAGAACACCAAGTTCAATAACGCGATGACCCCCTTCGGCGACCAGCTGTCCGACGCCGAGATCGCTGCGATCATCAGCTACGAGCGCTCCAGCTGGGGTAACTCGGCGTCCAAGATCACCGCCGAGCAGGTGGCGTCGGTACGCGCGGCAACCAAATCGCAGACCGCCCCGTGGAACCCCGCCGACCTCCAGGGTCTGATCCATAAATAG
- a CDS encoding DEAD/DEAH box helicase, with amino-acid sequence MQTPVPAPESIERVILDARPRKIESLWAQQADVLRSYDASSASDIAIRLPTGSGKTLVGIAIAEWRRTIDKFRCVYLCPTNQLVNQVAKHARDYGIKVEPFTGKKANYANTAKAAFLTGDVPAVTSYSSLFNIKPFFENPQLIILDDAHAAESYIAALWTLRIRRSSAEEAPLYSQLIEVLRPALSVSTYQKLADAELNDYWDAQWVDMVSTPELFLVHDSVVALLDAWAPKLDSVRYSWRSTREHLLACHVYVSPGEVLIRPLLPPTRVHEPFASANQRVYMSATLGRGGDLERITGRPLIERLPVPGGWERQAIGRRLFLMPGLSLDESGTKSVVEHLARRAGRTLILTTDDRSAEKWKEWVKSTLRFRSFDAEALEASKDDFIATDRAVAIAANRYDGIDLPSDECRLLIIDGLPLATNLQERFLIHRMSARQLYADRVLTRVTQAFGRCTRSPNDYSAVVLLGEGLTRYVLLPENTGPMHPELAAELQFGVQQSRGADVTDFVQAFEALMAQGEEWKLAEEDIQALRAAAVQVPPAGIDELAEAAPHEVKYQEAIWRSDYMAALDQCRDVLAKLESPELRGYRALWQYLAGSAAYLAAKNGSPGFEQYARDHFTAAAKAAPDISWLVTLARRSYASGSEHAVSEIDSGAAALGAQIERLEGVFDQHGMLLNHRFERKVADVMARLASREAHDFEAGQVGLGELLGFEAGKVEERGSPDPWWRSDDDFIIVFESHSKAGADSILSVGKARQVATHPNWIRDKLPNAKDAKILPVLVTPVSKLEREALPHLIDVRVFRLDDFRTWATTAIATVRRLRETYPGPGNAEWRSAAAIALDNAGATAGAFARAQRETPASSIMNPVGHGG; translated from the coding sequence GTGCAGACTCCCGTACCAGCACCAGAATCGATCGAACGAGTAATACTTGATGCCAGGCCTCGGAAGATCGAGAGCCTGTGGGCGCAGCAAGCGGACGTACTTAGATCTTACGACGCGTCGTCCGCGAGCGATATTGCCATTCGACTCCCTACCGGTAGCGGAAAAACACTCGTTGGCATTGCCATCGCAGAATGGCGCCGCACGATCGACAAGTTCCGGTGCGTCTATCTCTGCCCGACAAACCAGCTCGTGAATCAGGTTGCGAAACACGCGCGCGACTACGGTATCAAAGTTGAGCCATTCACAGGCAAGAAGGCGAACTACGCCAACACCGCCAAGGCAGCATTCCTGACAGGCGACGTTCCTGCCGTGACGTCTTATAGTAGTCTTTTCAACATCAAGCCATTCTTCGAGAACCCGCAACTGATCATCCTTGATGATGCTCATGCGGCAGAGTCGTACATAGCCGCGCTGTGGACTCTGCGAATTCGCCGTTCAAGCGCAGAGGAGGCTCCGCTCTACTCGCAACTGATTGAAGTACTCCGTCCGGCGCTCTCGGTTTCGACATATCAGAAGCTCGCCGACGCCGAACTCAACGACTACTGGGATGCTCAGTGGGTCGACATGGTGAGCACGCCGGAGTTGTTTCTCGTTCACGATTCGGTGGTGGCGCTCTTGGACGCTTGGGCGCCTAAGCTCGATTCAGTTCGATACTCGTGGCGGAGCACGCGTGAGCATCTGCTTGCCTGTCATGTCTATGTCTCCCCAGGCGAAGTGCTGATTCGGCCACTTCTGCCGCCGACACGAGTGCATGAACCGTTCGCCAGTGCGAATCAACGCGTGTACATGTCGGCAACATTGGGGCGTGGTGGTGATTTGGAACGCATCACTGGGCGGCCGCTTATCGAGCGTCTTCCCGTTCCGGGAGGATGGGAACGTCAAGCGATCGGTCGAAGGCTCTTTCTCATGCCAGGACTCTCGCTCGATGAATCTGGCACAAAGTCTGTTGTTGAGCATCTCGCTCGCCGCGCTGGTCGAACGCTGATTCTTACAACGGACGATCGCAGTGCGGAAAAATGGAAAGAATGGGTGAAAAGCACGCTTCGGTTCAGGTCGTTTGACGCCGAAGCACTAGAGGCCAGTAAGGACGACTTTATCGCTACTGATCGGGCGGTTGCCATCGCGGCAAACCGATACGATGGGATTGACCTGCCAAGCGACGAATGCCGGTTGCTGATTATCGATGGGCTTCCACTTGCGACGAATCTGCAGGAGCGGTTCTTGATCCATAGGATGAGTGCGCGGCAATTATACGCCGACCGTGTGCTCACGCGCGTAACGCAAGCTTTTGGTCGATGCACTCGCTCGCCAAACGACTACAGCGCGGTAGTACTTCTTGGGGAAGGGCTTACACGCTACGTGCTCCTTCCAGAGAACACAGGTCCCATGCATCCGGAACTCGCTGCAGAATTGCAGTTCGGTGTCCAGCAGTCGCGTGGCGCGGATGTGACGGATTTTGTCCAAGCTTTTGAAGCTCTGATGGCGCAGGGGGAGGAGTGGAAACTAGCCGAGGAGGATATTCAGGCGCTCCGTGCCGCCGCAGTGCAGGTTCCGCCTGCCGGGATTGACGAGCTTGCAGAGGCGGCGCCGCACGAGGTGAAATACCAAGAGGCAATCTGGAGAAGCGATTACATGGCAGCGCTTGATCAGTGCCGGGACGTTCTGGCCAAGCTGGAGAGCCCAGAGCTGCGTGGCTACCGCGCGCTCTGGCAGTATCTGGCGGGTAGTGCGGCGTACTTGGCGGCAAAAAATGGCAGCCCTGGGTTCGAGCAGTACGCGCGAGATCACTTCACGGCTGCAGCGAAAGCAGCTCCAGATATCTCCTGGTTGGTGACCTTAGCACGCCGGTCATACGCTTCAGGCAGCGAACACGCTGTCTCAGAAATTGACAGCGGCGCTGCAGCGTTGGGAGCACAAATCGAACGCCTGGAAGGTGTGTTTGACCAACACGGCATGCTCTTGAATCATCGATTCGAGCGGAAGGTTGCTGATGTGATGGCACGGCTTGCGAGCCGCGAGGCGCACGACTTCGAAGCTGGGCAAGTGGGGTTGGGCGAGCTACTGGGGTTCGAGGCGGGGAAAGTAGAGGAGCGTGGCTCTCCTGATCCATGGTGGCGTTCCGATGACGACTTTATAATCGTGTTTGAGTCGCATTCGAAGGCAGGAGCTGACAGCATACTTTCAGTCGGCAAAGCACGTCAGGTTGCGACGCACCCAAACTGGATCCGCGACAAGCTTCCCAATGCAAAGGATGCGAAGATTCTTCCGGTCCTCGTGACCCCCGTGAGCAAGCTCGAGCGCGAAGCGTTACCACACCTCATCGACGTGCGGGTTTTTCGTCTTGACGACTTTCGGACGTGGGCCACGACTGCTATTGCGACCGTGAGGCGCCTGCGCGAAACATATCCAGGCCCTGGCAATGCTGAATGGCGGTCAGCTGCAGCGATCGCTTTAGACAACGCTGGCGCGACGGCGGGCGCGTTCGCGCGAGCGCAGCGAGAGACGCCTGCGTCGTCCATTATGAATCCCGTCGGTCACGGCGGTTGA
- a CDS encoding type I restriction endonuclease subunit R: MKVSERRLEDELIEKLNDLKYEFRNDIRDRAALEKNFREKFQTLNLVTLTDAEFRRLLDEIVTPDVFAAAHTLRNRNSFTRDDGTPLNYTLVNIADWCKNTFEVVSQLRINTDYSHHRYDVLLLINGVPVAQIELKTLGINPRRAIEQIVEYKNDPGNGYTRTLLCFVQLFIVSNWDSTYYFANNNARHFAFEADERYLPIYEYAAPDNSKIKSIDRFADAFLAKCTLGQMISRYMVLVASEQKLLMMRPYQIYAVKNIVECIDKNLGNGYIWHTTGSGKTLTSFKASTLLKANPTIDKCIFVVDRKDLDRQTREEFNRFQEGCVEENTNTHTLVHRLLSDDAADKVIVCTIQKLGLALDENSKRNRGREKRGLSSYTDLLEPMRNKRMVFIFDECHRSQFGDNHQAIKEFFPKAQLFGFTGTPIFEENAISKRVEDEVQTLKTTEALFQKPLHKYTITHAIEDRNVLRFHIDYYKANKKNAPKSGEPPAKRDVVDEILAKHDAATGGRKFNALFATDSINDAIAYYTLLAQVQAEKMRADADFAPLNIVAVFSPPSDVSTDVKQLQEDLPQEQADNKHDPEQKKQALKKIIADYNEKFGTNHSIDEFDLYYQDVQKRIKDQQFPNADLPEKGREKVDITIVVDMLLTGFDSKYLNTLYVDKKLKQHGLLQAFSRTNRVLNDTKPYGHILDFRGQQQEVDSAIALFSGAKADKAREIWLVDKAPVVIDKLKTAKAALDAFMKSQNLTSTPEDVANLKGDDARVAFVKHFKEVQRVQTQLDQYTDLTPAQESTIQSILPTAELHSFRGVYLETAQRLRAEQNKPGSQTSTLLDQLDFEFVLFASATIDYDYIMKLIADFSTRAPGKATMSRDELIGLIAGDSKFLDERDDITEYVRGLKAGEGLNESAIRAGYERFKDEKAARELAEIANEHCLPVASLKAFVDRILVRKIFDGEQLTELLAPLDLGWKTRTQKELALMADLVPLLKRRAGGRDISGLEAYEE, encoded by the coding sequence ATGAAAGTGTCCGAACGTCGGCTCGAAGACGAGCTGATCGAGAAGCTCAACGACCTGAAGTACGAATTCCGTAACGATATTCGCGACCGGGCGGCGCTCGAGAAGAACTTCCGGGAGAAGTTTCAGACGCTGAATCTCGTGACTCTCACCGACGCCGAGTTCAGGCGTCTTCTGGACGAGATCGTCACGCCCGACGTATTCGCCGCCGCGCACACGCTTCGTAACCGCAACAGCTTCACGCGCGACGACGGAACTCCTCTCAACTATACACTCGTCAACATCGCTGACTGGTGCAAGAACACCTTTGAAGTTGTCAGTCAGCTTCGTATCAATACCGATTATAGTCATCATCGCTACGACGTCCTGCTGCTCATCAACGGCGTCCCGGTTGCTCAGATCGAGCTGAAAACCCTCGGTATCAATCCGCGGCGAGCTATCGAACAGATCGTCGAGTATAAGAACGACCCGGGCAACGGCTACACGCGTACGCTCCTATGCTTCGTCCAGCTTTTCATAGTCAGTAATTGGGACTCCACTTACTACTTCGCCAACAATAACGCCCGTCACTTCGCGTTCGAGGCCGACGAGCGCTATCTGCCGATCTACGAGTACGCGGCCCCGGACAATTCTAAAATCAAGAGCATCGACCGCTTCGCGGACGCCTTTCTCGCGAAGTGCACGCTAGGCCAGATGATCAGTCGCTACATGGTCCTCGTGGCCAGCGAGCAAAAGCTCCTGATGATGCGACCGTACCAGATCTACGCGGTCAAGAACATTGTCGAGTGCATCGACAAGAATCTGGGAAACGGCTACATCTGGCACACTACGGGCAGCGGCAAGACGCTCACCAGCTTCAAAGCATCGACGTTGCTCAAGGCTAATCCAACTATCGACAAGTGCATTTTCGTCGTAGACCGCAAGGACCTGGACCGCCAGACGCGCGAGGAGTTCAACCGCTTCCAGGAAGGATGCGTCGAGGAGAACACCAACACCCACACTCTCGTCCATCGCCTGCTCTCGGATGACGCTGCCGACAAGGTAATAGTCTGCACCATTCAGAAGCTTGGCCTCGCCCTCGACGAAAATAGCAAACGCAATAGGGGCCGCGAGAAAAGAGGACTATCAAGCTACACGGACCTGCTCGAACCGATGCGCAACAAACGCATGGTTTTCATCTTCGATGAATGTCACCGTTCGCAGTTCGGCGATAACCACCAGGCTATCAAGGAGTTCTTCCCGAAGGCGCAACTCTTCGGCTTTACCGGCACTCCCATCTTTGAGGAGAACGCCATATCCAAACGCGTCGAGGACGAGGTCCAGACGCTGAAGACCACGGAGGCCCTTTTTCAGAAGCCACTGCACAAGTACACGATCACGCATGCGATCGAGGACCGTAATGTCCTGCGCTTTCACATCGACTACTACAAAGCCAATAAGAAGAACGCTCCTAAGTCCGGTGAGCCGCCAGCTAAACGCGATGTCGTCGATGAGATCCTCGCCAAGCACGATGCTGCCACCGGAGGGCGTAAGTTCAACGCGCTCTTTGCCACCGACTCAATCAACGATGCGATCGCATACTACACACTACTCGCGCAGGTGCAGGCCGAGAAGATGCGAGCCGATGCAGATTTCGCCCCGCTTAACATCGTAGCCGTTTTCTCCCCGCCGTCCGACGTCAGTACCGATGTGAAGCAGCTTCAGGAGGATCTGCCGCAAGAACAGGCAGACAACAAGCACGACCCAGAACAGAAGAAGCAGGCCCTCAAGAAGATCATCGCCGACTACAACGAGAAATTCGGAACGAACCACAGCATCGACGAGTTCGATCTCTACTATCAGGACGTTCAGAAGCGCATCAAGGATCAGCAGTTTCCCAACGCAGACCTGCCGGAGAAGGGGCGCGAGAAGGTCGACATCACGATCGTGGTGGACATGCTACTGACGGGGTTCGACAGCAAGTATCTCAACACGCTCTATGTCGACAAGAAACTCAAGCAACATGGACTGCTCCAGGCCTTCAGTCGCACCAACCGCGTACTGAACGACACCAAGCCTTACGGTCATATCCTCGACTTCCGCGGCCAACAGCAGGAAGTGGATTCCGCCATCGCGCTCTTTTCGGGCGCCAAGGCCGATAAGGCCCGCGAGATCTGGCTAGTCGATAAAGCCCCGGTAGTCATCGACAAGCTCAAGACCGCCAAGGCAGCCCTCGACGCGTTTATGAAGTCGCAGAACCTCACCAGCACGCCCGAAGACGTCGCGAATCTGAAAGGCGACGACGCGCGAGTCGCGTTTGTCAAGCATTTTAAGGAAGTGCAGAGGGTGCAGACACAGCTCGACCAGTACACTGACCTCACGCCTGCGCAGGAATCAACAATCCAATCGATTTTACCGACGGCCGAGTTACACTCCTTCCGCGGAGTTTACCTCGAAACAGCCCAGCGGCTCAGAGCCGAGCAGAACAAACCGGGGAGCCAGACGAGCACCCTGCTCGACCAGCTGGACTTCGAATTCGTCCTCTTCGCCTCGGCTACGATCGACTATGACTATATCATGAAGCTCATCGCCGATTTCTCAACGAGAGCGCCCGGCAAGGCGACTATGAGCCGGGATGAGTTAATTGGTTTGATCGCGGGCGATTCCAAATTCCTTGACGAGCGCGACGACATAACCGAGTACGTACGTGGCCTCAAAGCGGGCGAGGGCCTCAACGAATCCGCAATCCGCGCTGGCTACGAACGATTTAAGGACGAAAAGGCTGCCAGAGAGCTCGCCGAAATCGCCAACGAGCACTGCCTGCCAGTGGCGTCGCTTAAGGCCTTTGTCGATAGAATTCTCGTTCGCAAAATTTTCGACGGCGAACAACTCACTGAATTGCTCGCCCCACTCGATCTCGGTTGGAAGACGCGCACGCAGAAGGAACTTGCACTAATGGCCGACCTCGTCCCGCTACTGAAGAGGCGTGCCGGCGGCCGCGATATCTCCGGCCTCGAGGCCTACGAGGAATAA